The Pelodiscus sinensis isolate JC-2024 chromosome 30, ASM4963464v1, whole genome shotgun sequence genome has a window encoding:
- the LOC102461581 gene encoding olfactory receptor 13G1-like — MENQSVVTTFIMVGLSSDTQLQVLLFVLFLSIYIIALLGNLLIMAAVLSSSKLQRPMYFFLFHLAVVDIICTSTIIPQMLGNLVVVRKSISYPGCMAQLYFFTWCLGVEMVLFTVMAYDRYVAVCHPLRYSIMMNKTTCMGLSALVMVIAVVNALVHTGLVLQLTFCGPNIINHFFCEIPSLLVLSCTSVRINEVMFFTADIFLAMGDFLLTSVSYCFIVRAILRIKTTEGRRKAFSTCSSHLIVVSLYYSAVIYTYIRPASSYSFNKDKIIATLYSLVTPTVNPIVYTLRNKDVKMAIKKMLPHLGK; from the coding sequence ATGGAGAACCAAAGCGTTGTGACCACATTCATCATGGTAGGACTCTCCAGTGACACCCAACTGCAGGTCTTACTCTTCGTCCTTTTCCTCTCCATCTACATCATTGCTCTACTTGGCAATTTACTCATCATGGCTGccgtcctttccagttctaagcTGCAGAgacccatgtactttttcctcttccatTTGGCCGTAGTGGACATCATCTGCACCTCCACCATCATCCCCCAAATGCTGGGGAACCTAGTGGTGGTCAGGAAATCTATCTCTTACCCAGGGTGTATGGCCCAGCTCTACTTCTTCACTTGGTGTTTGGGGGTAGAGATGGTGCTCTTCACTGTCATGGCTTACGACCGCTATGTGGCTGTTTGCCATCCTTTGCGCTACAGCATCATGATGAACAAGACCACGTGCATGGGCCTGTCTGCCCTCGTGATGGTCATTGCTGTGGTCAACGCTTTGGTGCACACGGGCCTCGTCCTGCAGCTGACCTTCTGCGGGCCCAACATTATTAACCATTTCTTCTGTGAGATCCCATCTCTGCTGGTTCTCTCCTGCACCTCGGTGCGGATAAATGAGGTCATGTTCTTCACAGCAGACATCTTCCTAGCTATGGGAGACTTCCTGCTGACCAGTGTCTCTTACTGCTTCATTGTCAGGGCCATCTTAAGGATCAAAACAACTGAAGGGAGGAgaaaagccttctccacctgctcctcccacctcattgtggtatCTCTTTATTACTCCGCTGTCATCTACACCTACATTCGCCCAGCCTCCAGTTACtccttcaacaaggacaagatCATTGCCACCCTGTACAGTCTGGTAACGCCGACTGTCAACCCTATCGTCTACACCCTTCGGAATAAAGATGTCAAGATGGCCATCAAGAAAATGCTTCCACACCTTGGGAAATAG